The Falco peregrinus isolate bFalPer1 chromosome 1, bFalPer1.pri, whole genome shotgun sequence genome has a window encoding:
- the GLRX5 gene encoding glutaredoxin-related protein 5, mitochondrial produces MSGVVRLGWRLGAAAARGRAGRPLSQAPAGGDEVGGAQGGGSGSGSREAVERLVRAHPVVVFMKGSPAQPLCGFSNAVVQILRLHGVEDYRAHDVLQDPELRQGIKNYSNWPTIPQVYLNGEFVGGCDILLQMHQNGDLVEELKKLGIRSALLDAEKDQDKK; encoded by the exons ATGAGCGGCGTTGTGCGGCTGGGCTGGCGGCTGGGTGCCGCTgccgcgcggggccgggccgggcggccgcTGAGCCAGGCGCCCGCGGGCGGCGACGAGGTTGGCGGGGCCCagggcggcggcagcggctcGGGGTCGCGGGAGGCGGTGGAGCGGCTGGTGCGGGCGCACCCGGTGGTGGTGTTCATGAAGGGCAGCCCGGCGCAGCCGCTCTGCGGCTTCAGCAACGCCGTCGTGCAGATCCTGCGCCTGCACGGCGTGGAGGACTACCGCGCTCACGACGTCCTGCAGGACCCCGAGCTCCGCCAAG GAATAAAAAACTACTCTAACTGGCCTACCATCCCACAAGTGTACCTCAATGGTGAATTTGTTGGTGGCTGTGATATACTCCTCCAGATGCATCAGAATGGGGATCTCGTAGAAGAGCTGAAGAAGCTAGGAATCCGTTCAGCGCTTCTGGATGCAGAAAAAGACCAAGACAAAAAGTAA